One Mycobacteroides abscessus ATCC 19977 genomic window carries:
- a CDS encoding urea amidolyase associated protein UAAP1 has product MTTATTKGAREHARAQAGQITDSMPVLPASEWPWAPSDIDPLTFTWAETVPGGRYASKVLGRGTRLRLTDITGSACMNIVLLRADAPWERLNVADTVKVPWQAYLGAGHPLLSDQGRVLATIVADSSGHHDTFCGTTTLAGNTAKYGAGELYSASPAGRELFTLAAAKHGLSPRDIGPSVSFFHGIRAAADGALHSTGTAGPGAEVDLLIHLPVIALLANTAHPLDPSDTFDTGPVRVLAWTTLGELADLPNADPEYQRAVLNTEDAWTAAQTGKTQ; this is encoded by the coding sequence ATGACAACCGCCACCACCAAGGGAGCACGGGAGCACGCCCGCGCACAGGCAGGCCAGATCACCGATTCGATGCCCGTGCTACCCGCTTCCGAATGGCCCTGGGCGCCCAGCGATATCGACCCGCTGACGTTCACCTGGGCGGAGACCGTCCCCGGCGGGCGATACGCCAGCAAGGTGCTCGGCCGCGGTACCCGGCTGCGACTCACCGACATCACCGGATCGGCCTGTATGAACATCGTCCTACTGCGGGCCGACGCCCCGTGGGAGCGGCTCAATGTCGCCGACACCGTCAAGGTTCCGTGGCAGGCCTACCTGGGCGCCGGACATCCGCTGCTGTCAGATCAAGGGCGGGTGCTGGCCACCATCGTCGCCGACAGCTCCGGGCACCACGACACCTTCTGCGGAACCACCACACTGGCCGGAAATACCGCCAAATACGGTGCAGGCGAACTCTATTCAGCGAGCCCCGCCGGACGAGAACTGTTCACGCTGGCCGCCGCCAAGCACGGGCTGTCCCCACGTGATATCGGGCCGTCGGTCTCCTTCTTCCACGGTATTCGCGCCGCGGCCGATGGGGCACTGCACAGTACCGGCACCGCAGGCCCCGGGGCCGAAGTGGATCTGCTGATCCACTTGCCCGTCATCGCCCTCCTGGCCAACACCGCACATCCCCTGGATCCATCGGACACCTTCGACACCGGCCCCGTTCGGGTACTGGCGTGGACCACGCTCGGCGAGCTGGCAGATCTTCCCAACGCCGATCCGGAATATCAACGCGCCGTGCTCAATACCGAAGACGCATGGACCGCCGCGCAGACGGGAAAGACGCAGTGA
- a CDS encoding urea amidolyase associated protein UAAP2, translated as MKDSTILDEVVPARAPWSTVVAAGDVLTIIDLKGNQAVDTLLYSAADTGVRYSAQATIAAQSNLFLRAGTVLRAEDGSPLMTIVEDEVGSHDTIGGACSQESNTLRYGHHTKHQHACVENFLLEGAKWGLGKRDLVSNINFYMNVPVDDDGTLGIVDGLSAPGKKIKLRAEVDTLVLVSNCPQINNPCNGFDPTPVRMVVESL; from the coding sequence GTGAAAGACAGCACCATATTGGACGAGGTTGTTCCGGCCCGTGCGCCGTGGAGCACCGTGGTCGCCGCCGGCGACGTGCTCACCATCATCGACCTGAAAGGCAACCAGGCTGTCGACACCCTGTTGTACTCGGCGGCCGATACCGGAGTCCGTTACTCGGCCCAGGCAACCATCGCCGCCCAATCGAATCTGTTTCTGCGCGCCGGAACAGTGCTGCGCGCCGAGGACGGCAGCCCGTTGATGACCATCGTGGAGGATGAGGTCGGCAGCCACGACACCATCGGGGGCGCATGCTCCCAGGAATCGAACACCTTGCGCTACGGGCACCACACCAAGCATCAGCACGCGTGCGTGGAGAACTTTCTGCTCGAAGGCGCAAAGTGGGGCCTGGGCAAGCGAGATCTGGTGTCCAACATCAACTTCTACATGAATGTGCCGGTCGATGACGATGGAACCCTGGGCATCGTCGACGGCCTCTCGGCACCCGGAAAGAAGATCAAGCTCCGCGCCGAGGTCGACACCTTGGTACTGGTATCGAACTGCCCGCAGATCAACAACCCATGTAACGGCTTCGATCCCACCCCGGTCCGGATGGTGGTGGAAAGCCTATGA
- a CDS encoding 5-oxoprolinase/urea amidolyase family protein, with protein MSNSTVRVTAPGMLTTVQDWPGRTGYWQVGVPPSGPMDDLSFRLGNRAVGNPEGAPGLEATLAGPTLHFTAETLVCVAGAPALVTVNGRPVPQWRAVTVPADGTLAVGAATDTGMRIYVLIAGGIAVPQFLGSAATFTLGGFGGPAGRALATGDVLTLGQSRDGEPQCIPGAAQPAIGHHWELAVTEGPHGAPDFFTRSDIDELLSTHYEVHFNSDRTGVRLIGPKPHWARTDGGEAGLHPSNIHDNAYSVGTLDFTGDTPILLGPDGPSLGGFVCPVTVVSADRWKLGQLRAGDTVRFIRIEASRSASLRSIGIDRRGHWPSVFSTRGDGDDGVLAYRPARDDAPEMTYRRSGDDNILVEYGDLTLDLALRARVHALHQRLEDTHTTGIIDLTPGIRSLQVHFDPDRLPMGKVLGLLDDIDEHLPASEELVVPSRRVAMPLSWDDPSAREAMERYRLGVRADAPWMPWNIEFIRRINGLDSVDEVHRTVYDASYLVLGLGDVYLGAPVATPVDPRHRLVTTKYNPARTWTPENAVGIGGAYLCIYGMEGPGGYQLVGRTVQVWNHQHPDNAGAFEPGTPWLLRFFDQINWYPVSGEELLELRDELATGRGNGGITITEGEFSMAGYSAFLAHNAASIGQFRDHQRLAYAAEREAWSTAGEFARA; from the coding sequence ATGAGCAACAGCACCGTGAGAGTGACGGCGCCTGGCATGCTGACAACGGTGCAGGATTGGCCGGGGCGCACCGGATACTGGCAGGTGGGTGTGCCCCCGTCAGGCCCGATGGACGACCTCTCGTTCCGTCTGGGCAATCGTGCTGTCGGAAACCCCGAGGGCGCACCGGGATTAGAAGCGACGCTTGCCGGCCCTACCCTGCATTTCACCGCCGAGACCTTGGTCTGCGTCGCCGGTGCACCGGCCCTGGTGACCGTGAACGGCCGCCCCGTGCCCCAATGGCGTGCCGTCACCGTACCCGCGGACGGCACCCTCGCCGTGGGCGCTGCCACGGACACCGGGATGCGGATCTATGTCCTGATCGCCGGTGGCATCGCTGTTCCGCAATTTCTGGGCAGCGCCGCGACGTTCACCCTCGGCGGCTTCGGCGGTCCGGCGGGCCGCGCACTGGCCACCGGTGATGTGCTCACCTTGGGCCAGTCCCGTGATGGTGAGCCACAATGCATTCCGGGTGCCGCCCAGCCGGCGATCGGTCACCATTGGGAACTCGCCGTCACCGAAGGGCCGCACGGCGCTCCCGATTTTTTCACCCGTAGCGATATCGACGAGCTGCTGTCTACGCATTACGAAGTGCATTTCAACTCCGATCGCACCGGGGTGCGACTCATCGGCCCCAAGCCCCACTGGGCACGCACCGACGGTGGCGAAGCAGGGCTGCACCCGTCGAATATCCACGACAACGCCTATTCGGTGGGCACACTCGACTTCACCGGAGACACCCCGATTCTGTTGGGTCCCGACGGCCCCAGCCTGGGCGGATTCGTCTGCCCTGTCACGGTGGTGTCCGCGGACCGCTGGAAGCTGGGCCAGCTGCGTGCGGGCGACACCGTGCGATTCATCCGGATCGAGGCTTCTCGCAGCGCCTCGCTGCGCTCGATCGGTATCGATCGGCGCGGGCACTGGCCATCGGTGTTTTCGACGCGGGGCGACGGCGACGACGGCGTGCTGGCCTACCGTCCGGCCCGTGACGACGCACCCGAGATGACGTACCGGCGCAGCGGCGATGACAACATCCTGGTCGAATACGGGGACCTGACACTGGATTTGGCGTTGCGGGCCCGCGTGCACGCGTTACATCAACGGCTCGAGGACACCCACACCACTGGAATTATCGATCTGACTCCGGGCATTCGGTCACTGCAGGTGCACTTCGATCCCGACCGGTTGCCCATGGGCAAGGTGCTGGGGCTGCTCGACGATATCGATGAGCATCTGCCCGCCTCCGAGGAGCTGGTGGTGCCGAGCCGCCGGGTGGCCATGCCACTGTCCTGGGACGATCCGTCGGCCCGTGAAGCCATGGAACGCTACCGCCTGGGTGTGCGCGCGGATGCCCCATGGATGCCATGGAACATCGAATTCATCAGGCGTATCAATGGTTTGGATTCGGTAGACGAGGTACATCGCACCGTCTATGACGCCTCATACCTGGTACTGGGCCTGGGCGATGTATACCTGGGTGCGCCCGTCGCAACGCCTGTCGATCCACGACATCGGCTCGTCACCACCAAATACAACCCGGCACGCACCTGGACACCGGAAAATGCGGTCGGCATCGGCGGGGCGTACCTGTGCATCTACGGCATGGAGGGGCCGGGCGGGTACCAATTGGTGGGACGCACCGTGCAGGTGTGGAACCATCAGCACCCCGACAACGCGGGCGCTTTTGAGCCGGGAACACCGTGGCTGCTGCGCTTCTTTGATCAGATCAACTGGTACCCGGTGAGCGGCGAGGAGCTCCTGGAGCTACGCGATGAGCTGGCCACCGGGCGCGGTAACGGCGGCATCACCATCACCGAGGG